One genomic segment of Methanothermococcus okinawensis IH1 includes these proteins:
- a CDS encoding respiratory chain complex I subunit 1 family protein: protein MEIISSFGHITGALSYTLYAFLIGGLLLGFHRKITARVQGRPGPPIIQYIIDTFKFYIKEITFPITAGNPLYLFVALMDIMVWMSALFVGVVFEYSLLILIGLYVLQKIVEHGCGLSSGSPYGKLGGVRSVFSAAAEVPLFAVIGIIYILTHSLMISDIINYQAINGPILFKLPFAAFAFFILIVSKAPHSPFGIVKDKCIVSGYSTEHFGTLESIIMIAEAIAWFVLLWLFIALFIGPALVSSPLLTLVGMVILTFIVSMICAITPLLTPNHSVMLQILIASLTMIDLLYRVIH, encoded by the coding sequence ATGGAGATAATATCATCATTTGGACACATAACCGGAGCTCTCTCATATACATTATATGCTTTCTTAATTGGAGGATTGTTGCTTGGATTTCACAGAAAAATAACTGCAAGAGTGCAGGGAAGACCTGGACCTCCAATAATTCAGTATATAATAGACACATTTAAGTTCTACATTAAGGAAATTACATTTCCTATAACTGCTGGAAATCCGCTTTATTTATTTGTGGCATTGATGGATATCATGGTCTGGATGTCTGCATTATTTGTTGGAGTGGTATTTGAATACTCTTTATTGATATTAATTGGTTTATATGTTCTTCAAAAAATTGTTGAACACGGATGCGGGCTTAGTAGTGGTTCTCCTTATGGAAAACTTGGAGGGGTTAGAAGTGTATTCTCAGCAGCTGCCGAAGTTCCATTATTTGCAGTAATTGGAATAATCTATATATTGACCCATTCATTGATGATAAGCGATATAATAAACTATCAGGCTATAAATGGTCCAATATTATTTAAATTACCATTTGCAGCATTTGCATTCTTTATATTAATTGTTTCTAAGGCACCACATAGCCCATTTGGTATAGTTAAGGACAAATGTATTGTCAGCGGATATTCAACAGAACACTTTGGGACTCTTGAATCCATTATAATGATTGCAGAGGCAATAGCATGGTTTGTTCTACTTTGGCTATTTATAGCATTATTTATAGGTCCAGCATTGGTATCAAGTCCATTATTAACATTGGTTGGAATGGTGATTTTAACCTTTATCGTATCTATGATATGTGCTATAACACCACTATTAACACCAAACCACTCAGTTATGCTTCAAATACTGATTGCATCCCTAACTATGATAGATTTACTGTATAGGGTTATTCATTAG
- a CDS encoding DUF2104 domain-containing protein, protein MNEVPYNILYSVICLVIGGFFGLSYSYKKYQMPYVEKIRDKFALICSIIGGIIFLIDLPYHINYPISCLLIGIPFGMRPGYGNAELYIGLIIAFAGYLIKMCLWG, encoded by the coding sequence ATGAATGAAGTGCCCTACAATATACTTTACAGTGTCATTTGCCTTGTAATTGGAGGATTTTTTGGGTTATCGTACAGTTATAAAAAATATCAAATGCCTTATGTGGAGAAAATTAGGGATAAATTTGCATTAATTTGTTCAATAATTGGAGGAATAATCTTCCTAATCGATTTACCATACCATATAAATTATCCAATCTCATGCCTTTTAATTGGAATTCCATTTGGAATGAGACCAGGATATGGAAATGCAGAGTTATATATTGGACTTATTATAGCATTTGCAGGATATTTAATTAAGATGTGTTTGTGGGGGTGA
- a CDS encoding DUF1959 domain-containing protein codes for MTDNSNNEYNKGHINGNINTEVCNSDNLKKIDEIQCEGTLEQKYNIIKDNRYIMEEVIVPISNALKLPMEEVIEIFIKKYDGTALYETHAFAEQARMACLGRKVDIDLGLCWISDFFDLISREDADLIRKKVVEDTLMHHKPYKEALEIGRKLVIGLLKEE; via the coding sequence ATGACGGATAATAGTAATAATGAGTATAATAAGGGACATATCAATGGAAATATTAATACAGAGGTATGTAACTCAGATAATTTAAAAAAAATAGATGAAATCCAATGTGAAGGAACTTTGGAGCAAAAATACAATATCATAAAGGACAACAGATACATAATGGAGGAAGTTATTGTCCCAATTTCAAATGCCTTAAAACTTCCAATGGAAGAGGTTATTGAAATATTTATAAAAAAGTATGATGGAACTGCACTGTATGAAACCCATGCCTTCGCTGAACAGGCAAGAATGGCATGTTTAGGAAGAAAAGTAGATATAGACTTAGGACTTTGCTGGATTTCTGATTTTTTTGATTTAATTTCAAGGGAAGACGCCGATTTAATAAGAAAAAAAGTGGTTGAAGATACACTGATGCACCATAAACCCTATAAGGAAGCATTGGAGATTGGTAGAAAATTGGTTATAGGCCTGTTAAAAGAAGAATAG
- a CDS encoding NADH-quinone oxidoreductase subunit B family protein, whose translation MIKEFFRKRSINVCIVNTGGCNGCDIELVATLAPRYDIEQYGIHVHNNPREADILVVTGPVTLPWKNRLKEIYEKTPEPKIVIAVGACALSCGIFKEGHVCGPVDKIIPVNAKVPGCPPRPAEIIEAVLKVAPDAIAAKEKLLKKQEKEKAVKSA comes from the coding sequence ATGATAAAAGAATTTTTCAGAAAGAGGTCCATAAATGTTTGTATCGTAAATACAGGAGGGTGTAATGGATGTGATATCGAGCTCGTAGCTACCCTTGCTCCAAGGTATGATATTGAACAGTATGGAATACATGTGCATAACAATCCAAGAGAAGCCGATATATTGGTTGTTACAGGACCTGTTACACTTCCTTGGAAAAATCGACTTAAAGAGATATATGAAAAAACACCAGAACCAAAAATTGTTATAGCTGTTGGAGCATGTGCTTTAAGCTGTGGCATATTTAAAGAAGGTCATGTTTGCGGTCCAGTGGATAAGATTATCCCGGTTAATGCAAAAGTTCCTGGATGTCCTCCAAGACCTGCTGAGATAATTGAAGCAGTATTAAAAGTAGCACCAGATGCCATTGCAGCAAAAGAAAAACTTCTTAAAAAACAGGAAAAAGAAAAAGCAGTTAAATCAGCATAA
- a CDS encoding hydrogenase large subunit produces the protein MNVVPIGPINPVLKEPVRIKLVVEGERVVGSEIEMGYVHRGIEKIMEGKHYLKGIYLSERVCGICSYIHTQTFAECIEYISNIEVPDKARYLRVITTELERIHSHLIAAAVYDMSIEHETLAMWCLNAREHVMDLLEMISGNRVNTGFNVIGGVRLDINKEIIDKIYKKVDELEEDVKNILEVFKTGPLINLRGKGIGVLGYKEIMKTRAVGPVARASALPESDWRLRHSTYKELKFKPVWEDGGDNSARMMVRHEEVMASIGLIRKALELYEESSGGVRIKADVKGGYGEWKNEAHRGEVYYKIAITDGGLIKRIMIRTPTVMNLEAYKYMLKTCPTVSDAVTTYTSIDPCVSCTERTIVLKDKKREKFLLIRLNNV, from the coding sequence ATGAATGTAGTGCCCATAGGACCCATAAATCCTGTGTTAAAAGAACCTGTACGAATAAAACTTGTGGTTGAAGGTGAAAGAGTTGTAGGCTCAGAGATAGAAATGGGTTATGTCCATAGAGGTATTGAAAAAATAATGGAAGGAAAGCATTATTTAAAAGGCATATACCTTTCAGAGAGGGTATGCGGTATATGTTCATACATACATACTCAGACCTTTGCAGAATGTATTGAGTATATCTCAAATATAGAAGTTCCAGATAAGGCAAGATATTTAAGGGTAATTACAACAGAGTTGGAGAGAATACATAGCCATTTAATAGCAGCCGCAGTATATGATATGTCTATTGAACATGAAACACTTGCAATGTGGTGTTTAAATGCAAGGGAACATGTGATGGATTTATTAGAAATGATATCAGGAAATAGGGTAAATACGGGGTTTAATGTAATTGGTGGGGTTAGGTTGGATATTAATAAAGAGATAATAGATAAAATTTATAAAAAAGTAGATGAACTTGAAGAAGATGTAAAAAACATATTGGAAGTATTTAAAACTGGTCCTTTAATAAATCTAAGGGGTAAAGGTATTGGAGTTCTTGGGTATAAGGAAATAATGAAAACAAGAGCAGTAGGGCCAGTAGCTAGGGCATCGGCATTACCTGAAAGTGATTGGAGATTAAGGCACTCCACCTATAAAGAACTAAAATTCAAACCTGTCTGGGAAGATGGGGGAGATAATTCCGCTAGGATGATGGTTAGACATGAGGAGGTTATGGCAAGTATAGGTCTTATAAGGAAAGCTTTGGAATTATATGAGGAGAGTTCAGGTGGCGTAAGAATAAAAGCCGATGTAAAAGGAGGTTATGGTGAGTGGAAAAATGAAGCTCATAGAGGTGAAGTTTATTATAAGATAGCCATTACAGATGGAGGATTGATTAAAAGAATAATGATTAGAACTCCAACAGTTATGAATCTTGAAGCCTATAAATACATGCTAAAAACCTGTCCAACGGTTTCAGATGCAGTTACCACCTATACTTCAATTGACCCATGTGTATCTTGCACTGAACGAACAATTGTATTAAAAGATAAAAAACGGGAAAAATTTCTCCTTATTCGTTTAAATAATGTTTAA